The nucleotide sequence GAAGCGACCGAGGCGCCGCAGCGCCCCGACGTGGGGTGCCACATCTGCCGTCCCCACTGCAGCTCCCTGACTCATACCCTGCACTCCGTCACCGACCAACCACCTGTGCTTGCCGTCGCTCACTAACACCTGCAAAGAAGGGTATGCGAGTGCGGCAGTCGAAGTCAAACCGCGTCCAACAGCGAGAGCCCCTCCGCCAAGTCCCCCTTCTCGCACTCCCCAAGAGCAGGGGCAGCAGTCGGAAGCCGACGGCTGAGGGTGCCGCTGGCCCTACTCCCCTCGCACCCGGCGTACCAGATCGCGCATGGCCCGGTCTATGATCACCAGGTCGGTGGTGGTAGTGACGAAGAGGAAACCCTTCTCGATCCAGTAGGCAGGGTCGTCGCCACCGTAGATGCCGGGGATCTTCCCGGCATGCCGGCAGGCGGCCAGCACCCGCATGATGGCCTCCTCGTGGCGACGGCGGTCTCCTGCCTCGGACAGGTCCAGCCCCATGGTGGCAGCCAGATCGTTGGGCCCGATCCAGCACCCGTCCACTCCCTCCACCGCCATGATCTCATCCACGTTCTCCAGGCCGGTGGCCGTCTCGATCTGGACTGCCAGGAAGACCTGGTCGTCGGCCCAGCGGACGTAGTTGGGTGCCTCGTAGTAGTCCACCGAGAAGGCACCCATGGAGCGTCCGCCCCGAGGCGGGTAGCGCATGGCGAAGGCCGCCGCCTCGGCCTCTGCCCGGGTGTTTACCATGGGGACCACGATGCCCAGAGCGCCGCGGTCGAGCAGCCGGCCGATGTCGTAGAAGTCGTTGCGGTGCACCCGCGCCATGGGCGTGGCCGGCCCGAGGCTTATCTTGGCGAAGGCGTCCATCGCCTCGTTGAGCTCCCAGGCCCCGTGCTGACAGTCCACCAACACGAAGTCGAATCCGGCCTGGGAGAGAGACTGGGCCACGAGGGACGAGCCCGTGGTGCAGACCACGCCCAAGGCAGGCATTCCCTCGGTCAGGCGGCGCAAGGTGGCATTAGATCGCATCGAAGCATCTCCTGTGATAGGCGTGCGAGGATGATACGACACCAGGGCAGAGTAGGACAGGTCAGAGAGGTCGTCGAATGGAATTCGGGGCTAGACGGCCCGGCGGCCGAATGCCCGCC is from Anaerolineae bacterium and encodes:
- a CDS encoding 2-dehydro-3-deoxyglucarate aldolase, which codes for MRSNATLRRLTEGMPALGVVCTTGSSLVAQSLSQAGFDFVLVDCQHGAWELNEAMDAFAKISLGPATPMARVHRNDFYDIGRLLDRGALGIVVPMVNTRAEAEAAAFAMRYPPRGGRSMGAFSVDYYEAPNYVRWADDQVFLAVQIETATGLENVDEIMAVEGVDGCWIGPNDLAATMGLDLSEAGDRRRHEEAIMRVLAACRHAGKIPGIYGGDDPAYWIEKGFLFVTTTTDLVIIDRAMRDLVRRVRGE